GGTACCCTCGGTGAAGTCCGTTACGTCAACACCATCCAGGAAGCAAGAATCATGTACAATCTGGAGGTCGAAGAAGCACACACCTTCTTCGTCGGGACTCAGGGCTGGTTGGTCCACAATGGAGATAAGAACTCTTTTAGTAATCATACGGATGAAGGATTACTTAAGTCCCTTGCTTCTTATCAGAAACTAATTGATGAGCATGAGGAAAAGCTCAGTGAGTATCTAGCTGACCCAGATGCTCATGATAACAAAGGCCTTCTCAAGAATGCCACACCTGAACTTAGAGCTAAAATAATTGAGGGTAGAGCGAAGTCAATCGAAAAACAATTAATAAAACAGCGCGGCGAGTATCAAAAGGTAGTCGAAGAGCTTGCAAGGAGGGGATGTAAATGGAAATAGATATCGAAAAATTGAATCTAGTATTCAATAGAATACTAGATAGGATATCTTCTTTGGAAAACGCATCTATTAAATTAGAAGCTGACTATTACTGGATGATTCCCGGAGATCAGTTAACGAATTTGAATCTTGGCAATATAGATCCCGTTATTGGTTCTTTATCCGATGACTGGATGGAACTATCAAAGCTATTAGATACAGAGCGTCCAGTGTCATTTGTAGATTTGGATCGATTAGCCAATCTGCTGAGAATGATGTCAGAAGAGTATAATCCAACCAACAGTTAAAATGTAAGCCCTCCCTGCAACGGGAGGGCTTACACTTTCATAGCTGACAGATCAGCCGACCTTCAGTCAACAGACTTCCTGGCAGCGAAATAAGGTGCAGCCAACCCATGGGATGCTTCTGGAAAAACTACTGATCCAATGGGAGTGGACTGATTTCACAGAGGAAGACTGAGAATCGGATAGTTTGTCGCTACTTTTGGCCCCATTTTGGTGCTACCGGGGTGCTACCGAGGTGCTACCGCCTCCTGGTAGCACCAACTTTGTTTTAGAACTCTGTGCTGGAAGGCTCCGAAATTTGAACACTCCAACTACGTCAAGGAGCGTTCAGACGGGGAACCCAGACCCAAACCTGAGGGCCACCCGGATCTGAGTGGCAAGTGGGTGGGGGCCGGACACCTGAAAGTTGGGGACAAACTCAAGCAGGCCGATGGCACACTGGGTGAAGTCAGGTACGTCAACACCATCCAGGAAGCAAGGACGATGTACAATCTGGAGGTTGAGGAAGCCCACACCTTCTTCGTGGGGACGCAGGGCTGGTTGGTACATAATGGAAATGGACCCGTATATGGGCCATATCAATTGACAGGCAAAGCTCTCAATACCTTACCTAAACCCCCTCATATGGGTATGGTAGAGTTGGGCAAACTCATAGGTTGGGGTGGTAAAGTAACAACAGGTTTTGATGATGCTATTAGAAGAATTGAAACTCTAACAGATGCAGATATTAAGGCTATTTATGATGCTGGTATTGGATCTGATTATTCTCGAACTCTCGCAAATGGATATAGGAACGCACCACAGCCAAATAAAACTGCACCAGGAAGAGCCATATTAATGGATGAAGTTGCTAAGCGCCTTGAGGTCTTAGAGAAAGCAGATGGTATAGGATGTCCATAAACGATAGATCCTTCGCAATCAAGCTAGCAAATAATAACACATCATCACTTACTGTGATGTTTGAGCCATGGGCATCCACTGTTACTCTCGAGACGGGAGACGTGTTAGAAGTTGAATTCTATACACCTAAGGGAACTGTTCCATTAGCCGATATAGAAGTTGTGGAGGATGGCTGGAGAATAGAACCATCCTTTGGTACTAATCTTGTAGTAAAACTGAATAACGAAATTCTAAATTATATTACATATTGAACGATAACCAAAGCCCTCCCCATAACGGGAGGGCTTTCCATTTGCCCACAGCCGACAGACCAGCCGACCTCAAGTCGATGGACTTCCCAGCTACAGGATGAGGTTCAGTCGACCTCATCTGGATTTCTGGAGAAACTTCTGGTTTGGCTGGAGTGACCTGAAATCTCATGGCAGGCCTCGGAAACTGGAGGGTTACTTCGCGCGAAGAAACACGGGTCACGCCCGAAGGTTCATTGTGGCGCGTCGTTGGACTTCCACCACGTCAATGAGCCTGCTTTCTCATTGATGCTCAGGTATTGCCAGTACCCGATGTTGTTCACCTTCACATACACCTCCACAGGAAGGTTGGGATCGTACTGGAATGGGGTGCTCTTCCCCTCGAAGAACACTGGAGCCACAGGCCCAGTGCCCTGTTTGGCCCCCACCAGAGATCCATAGCCGAAGTCATACTCGGGATTGTCCCGCTTCACCACCCCCTTCTCTACACTCAGCAGCAGGTAGTTCCAGTAGCACTTGTAGCGGACCTCCGGGTAAACGCACCCAGACTGCTCTAGAAAGCTGAGGGATGCCTTTCCGGTG
This is a stretch of genomic DNA from Deinococcus roseus. It encodes these proteins:
- a CDS encoding polymorphic toxin-type HINT domain-containing protein, whose protein sequence is MTSQFERSNYVTERSDGEARPKPEGHPDLSEKWVGAGHLKIGDKLKQADGTLGEVRYVNTIQEARIMYNLEVEEAHTFFVGTQGWLVHNGDKNSFSNHTDEGLLKSLASYQKLIDEHEEKLSEYLADPDAHDNKGLLKNATPELRAKIIEGRAKSIEKQLIKQRGEYQKVVEELARRGCKWK
- a CDS encoding polymorphic toxin-type HINT domain-containing protein — its product is MGAGHLKVGDKLKQADGTLGEVRYVNTIQEARTMYNLEVEEAHTFFVGTQGWLVHNGNGPVYGPYQLTGKALNTLPKPPHMGMVELGKLIGWGGKVTTGFDDAIRRIETLTDADIKAIYDAGIGSDYSRTLANGYRNAPQPNKTAPGRAILMDEVAKRLEVLEKADGIGCP